Proteins encoded by one window of Streptomyces sp. ALI-76-A:
- a CDS encoding LLM class flavin-dependent oxidoreductase: protein MSSLIAGTRFSVLDRSRTREGHPPAEALRDTVRLAGALEELGYHRFWVSEHHGVPGVAGSAPTVLAAAVAAATDRIRVGTGGVMLPNHQPLVVAEQFGVLESLFPGRIDMGLGRSVGFTDGVRKALGRDKDVADDFAAQLDELLGWFRGTSPTRVHARPAEGLSVPPFVLAMGEGAAVAARAGLPMVIGDLRDRERMRRGIDRYRTHFRPSPWAREPYVVVSGTVAVAATPEEARRLLIPEAWSMAYSRTHGTFPPLPPAGQVEARVMTAKERGFYESGLTGQIAGTEEQVAHELETVLKETGAQEVLVTTSTYDREALLDSYRRLASITSG from the coding sequence GTGAGTTCCCTGATCGCCGGCACCCGCTTCTCCGTCCTCGACCGTTCCCGCACCCGCGAGGGCCACCCGCCCGCCGAGGCGCTGCGCGACACCGTGCGGCTGGCGGGTGCCCTGGAGGAACTCGGCTACCACCGGTTCTGGGTGTCGGAGCACCACGGTGTGCCCGGGGTCGCCGGTTCCGCGCCGACCGTGCTGGCCGCCGCCGTGGCCGCCGCGACCGACCGGATCCGGGTCGGCACCGGCGGCGTGATGCTGCCCAACCACCAGCCGCTGGTCGTGGCCGAGCAGTTCGGGGTGCTGGAGTCGCTCTTCCCGGGCCGGATCGACATGGGACTGGGCCGTTCCGTGGGTTTCACGGACGGGGTGCGCAAGGCGCTGGGACGCGACAAGGACGTCGCCGACGACTTCGCGGCCCAGCTCGACGAGCTGCTCGGCTGGTTCCGGGGCACCTCCCCGACCCGGGTGCACGCGCGCCCCGCCGAAGGGCTGAGCGTGCCGCCCTTCGTCCTGGCGATGGGCGAGGGCGCCGCCGTCGCCGCCCGCGCGGGCCTGCCGATGGTCATCGGCGACCTGCGCGACCGCGAGAGGATGCGGCGCGGCATCGACCGCTACCGCACGCACTTCCGGCCCTCCCCCTGGGCGCGCGAACCGTATGTCGTCGTCTCCGGCACCGTCGCGGTCGCCGCCACGCCCGAGGAGGCCCGGCGGCTGCTGATCCCCGAGGCCTGGTCGATGGCGTACTCCCGCACGCACGGCACCTTTCCGCCGCTGCCGCCCGCCGGGCAGGTGGAGGCGCGGGTGATGACCGCCAAGGAACGCGGCTTCTACGAGTCGGGGCTCACCGGCCAGATCGCCGGCACCGAGGAGCAGGTCGCGCACGAACTGGAGACGGTGCTGAAGGAGACGGGCGCCCAGGAGGTCCTCGTCACCACCAGCACGTACGACCGCGAGGCGCTGCTGGACTCCTACCGCCGCCTCGCCTCGATCACCTCCGGCTAG
- a CDS encoding IS481 family transposase, with translation MPHRNAPLTETGRLRLARCVVEDGWTLRRAAERFQVSPTTAQRWADRYRRSGEAGMSDRSSRPRTSPRRMPTRIERRIIKVRVLRRWGPARIAYLLRLNPSTVHRVLARYKLARLAHLDRATGRVIRRYERSAPGELVHVDIKKLGNIPDGGGHKTLGRQAGRKTRSGVGYSYLHNAVDDHSRLAYSEIHADEKKETATAFWGRAQTFFAQAGITVQRVLTDNGSCYRSRDWREALATAGITHKRTRPYRPQTNGKVERFNRTLLDEWAYARPYRTETERRDAYPGWLHTYNHHRGHTALKGQPPASRVPNLTGQYS, from the coding sequence GTGCCCCACCGTAATGCACCCCTGACCGAGACCGGCCGTCTGCGTCTGGCCCGCTGCGTGGTCGAGGACGGCTGGACCCTGCGCAGGGCCGCCGAACGCTTCCAGGTCTCGCCGACCACCGCCCAGCGGTGGGCCGACCGCTACCGTCGATCCGGTGAGGCAGGCATGAGCGACCGCTCCAGCCGCCCGCGCACCAGCCCGCGCCGGATGCCGACCCGCATCGAGCGGCGGATCATCAAGGTCCGCGTTCTGCGCCGCTGGGGACCGGCCCGCATCGCCTACCTGCTGCGGTTGAACCCGTCCACGGTGCACCGGGTCCTGGCCCGCTACAAGCTGGCCCGTCTCGCTCATCTCGACCGCGCTACCGGGCGGGTGATCCGCCGCTACGAACGGTCAGCGCCGGGCGAGTTGGTGCACGTGGACATCAAGAAGCTCGGCAACATCCCCGACGGCGGCGGCCACAAGACCCTGGGCCGCCAGGCCGGCCGCAAGACCCGCTCCGGCGTCGGTTACAGCTACCTGCACAACGCCGTCGACGATCACTCCCGCCTCGCCTACAGCGAGATCCACGCAGACGAGAAGAAGGAAACCGCAACCGCCTTCTGGGGCCGGGCCCAGACGTTCTTCGCCCAGGCCGGGATCACCGTCCAGCGGGTGCTGACCGACAACGGCTCCTGCTACCGCTCACGCGACTGGCGCGAAGCCCTTGCCACAGCCGGGATCACCCACAAGCGAACCCGCCCCTACCGGCCGCAGACGAACGGCAAGGTCGAGCGCTTCAACCGCACCCTGCTGGACGAGTGGGCCTACGCCCGCCCCTACCGCACAGAGACTGAACGACGCGACGCATACCCCGGCTGGCTGCACACCTACAATCACCACCGCGGACACACCGCGCTGAAAGGCCAACCACCCGCCAGCCGCGTCCCCAACCTCACGGGTCAGTACAGCTAG
- a CDS encoding lysophospholipid acyltransferase family protein yields the protein MSVWLPGAPCTPGACVQRTGSAGAVPRAVLRLTAVTVLVLAGVVLSPCGGRIPAGPVRRWCRWIVRAAGVQVRITGTAAPAGGLLLVANHISWLDIPLLAAVRPARMLAKAEIRRWPVAGPVAARGGMLFIDRDRLRTLPGTVARVADVLRAGRAVAVFPEGSTWCGQAQGRFHRAVFQAALDAGVPVQPVRIRYRLAGGAASTAPAFVGDDSLLASVWRVVSTRGLVAEVEVREAIAPDGHPDRRALARAAQREALPEPDGIHAALVS from the coding sequence ATGAGCGTCTGGCTGCCCGGCGCGCCCTGCACCCCGGGGGCGTGCGTGCAACGGACGGGGTCCGCCGGCGCCGTACCGCGGGCCGTGCTGCGGCTGACGGCGGTCACGGTCCTGGTGCTGGCCGGGGTCGTGCTGTCGCCCTGCGGCGGGAGGATCCCCGCGGGGCCGGTGCGGCGGTGGTGCCGGTGGATCGTGCGGGCCGCGGGCGTCCAGGTCCGGATCACCGGCACCGCCGCGCCCGCCGGGGGACTGCTGCTGGTCGCGAACCACATCTCCTGGCTGGACATCCCGCTGCTCGCCGCCGTCCGCCCCGCCCGGATGCTCGCCAAGGCGGAGATCCGGCGGTGGCCGGTGGCGGGACCGGTGGCCGCGCGCGGCGGGATGCTGTTCATCGACCGGGACCGGCTGCGCACGCTGCCCGGCACGGTCGCCCGGGTCGCGGACGTGCTGCGGGCCGGGCGGGCCGTCGCCGTGTTCCCCGAGGGCAGCACCTGGTGCGGGCAGGCCCAGGGCCGCTTCCACCGGGCCGTGTTCCAGGCCGCGCTCGACGCGGGCGTGCCGGTGCAGCCGGTGCGCATCCGCTACCGGCTCGCCGGGGGAGCGGCCAGCACCGCGCCCGCCTTCGTCGGCGACGACTCCCTGCTCGCCTCGGTGTGGCGGGTGGTGTCGACACGGGGGCTGGTGGCCGAGGTGGAGGTACGGGAGGCGATCGCGCCGGACGGTCATCCCGACCGCCGCGCACTGGCCCGGGCCGCCCAGCGGGAGGCGCTGCCGGAGCCGGACGGGATCCACGCGGCCCTGGTGTCCTAG
- a CDS encoding nucleotidyltransferase domain-containing protein — MTVPNLLLSGIVGSTAYGLAHVGSDVDRLGLFAAPTTELHGLRGPKESHVTTAPDRTLHEAAKWCRLALGGNPTAMELVWLPADLYEVRTPLGEELIGIRSSFLSAQRVRDAYLGYATQQFRRLEGRGDGSFSADTRKRTAKHARHLKRLCRQGLGLYTTGRLEIRVEDPEEYHAFGERVAADPSAALPLLRHYEAAFDETPAVLPREPDEAAVQAWLLRVRRHFYTAETATSCSSSRTSPRP; from the coding sequence GTGACCGTCCCGAACCTCCTGCTGTCCGGCATCGTCGGGTCCACCGCGTACGGGCTCGCCCACGTCGGCTCCGACGTCGACCGCCTGGGCCTGTTCGCCGCGCCCACCACCGAGCTGCACGGCCTGCGCGGCCCGAAGGAGTCCCACGTCACCACGGCACCGGACCGCACCCTGCACGAGGCCGCGAAGTGGTGCCGGCTGGCCCTCGGCGGCAACCCGACCGCCATGGAACTGGTGTGGCTGCCGGCCGACCTCTACGAGGTGCGCACCCCGCTGGGCGAGGAACTCATCGGGATCCGTTCGTCGTTCCTGAGCGCCCAGCGCGTCCGGGACGCCTACCTCGGCTATGCCACCCAGCAGTTCCGGCGGCTGGAGGGCCGCGGCGACGGCTCGTTCTCCGCGGACACCCGCAAGCGGACCGCCAAGCACGCCCGGCACCTGAAGCGTCTGTGCCGGCAGGGTCTGGGGCTGTACACCACCGGGCGGCTGGAGATCCGCGTCGAGGACCCCGAGGAGTACCACGCCTTCGGTGAGCGCGTCGCCGCGGACCCGTCGGCCGCGCTGCCCCTGCTCCGTCACTACGAGGCCGCCTTCGACGAGACGCCGGCCGTGCTGCCTCGGGAGCCCGACGAAGCGGCGGTGCAGGCGTGGCTGCTCCGGGTCCGACGGCACTTCTACACCGCGGAGACGGCCACGTCGTGCTCGTCCTCGCGGACCTCGCCGAGGCCGTAG
- the rpmF gene encoding 50S ribosomal protein L32 has translation MAVPKRKMSRSNTRHRRAQWKAATPALVPVTIDGTRHLVPQHLVKAYERGLLHPEG, from the coding sequence ATGGCTGTTCCCAAGCGGAAGATGTCCCGCAGCAACACCCGCCACCGGCGCGCGCAGTGGAAGGCCGCCACGCCCGCGCTGGTGCCCGTCACGATCGACGGCACGCGTCACCTCGTACCGCAGCACCTGGTGAAGGCCTACGAACGCGGGCTGCTGCACCCCGAGGGCTGA
- a CDS encoding GNAT family N-acyltransferase, with product MTGVSTLDRPPQSTAPVRYTVTLARDEADVRAAQRLRHDVFAGELGALLHSPQPGLDADPFDAHCDHLLVRDTVTGQVVGTYRLLPPERAAIAGRLYSESEFDLAPLDPIRPDLVEVGRSCVHPDHRDGAVIGLIWAGIGRYMTDRGHAWLAGCCSIPLADGGALAAGTWDRVRDRHLAPQEFRVRPLLPWVPGDVTVPARTDLPALLRGYLRLGAWVCAPPAHDPDFGVADLYVLLSMRNVNPRYLRHFLSLVPAG from the coding sequence ATGACCGGCGTTTCCACCCTCGACCGTCCCCCGCAGTCGACCGCACCCGTCCGCTACACCGTCACCCTGGCCCGCGACGAGGCCGACGTGCGGGCCGCGCAGCGGCTGCGCCACGACGTGTTCGCCGGGGAGCTGGGCGCCCTCCTGCACTCCCCGCAGCCGGGCCTGGACGCCGACCCCTTCGACGCCCACTGCGACCACCTGCTCGTGCGGGACACGGTGACCGGCCAGGTCGTCGGCACGTACCGGCTGCTGCCGCCGGAGCGGGCCGCGATCGCCGGACGTCTGTACTCGGAGAGCGAGTTCGACCTCGCCCCGCTCGACCCGATCCGCCCGGACCTCGTCGAGGTCGGCCGCTCCTGCGTGCACCCCGACCACCGGGACGGCGCGGTCATCGGACTCATCTGGGCCGGCATCGGCCGTTACATGACCGACCGCGGCCACGCGTGGCTCGCCGGCTGCTGCTCGATCCCGCTCGCGGACGGCGGCGCCCTCGCGGCCGGCACCTGGGACCGGGTGCGGGACAGGCACCTGGCACCGCAGGAGTTCCGGGTACGGCCGCTGCTGCCCTGGGTGCCGGGGGACGTGACCGTTCCGGCCCGCACCGACCTCCCCGCCCTGCTGCGCGGCTACCTCCGGCTCGGCGCCTGGGTCTGCGCGCCGCCCGCGCACGACCCGGACTTCGGGGTCGCCGACCTGTACGTGCTGCTGTCGATGCGCAACGTCAACCCGCGCTATCTGCGGCACTTCCTCTCCCTCGTCCCGGCCGGATGA
- a CDS encoding (2Fe-2S) ferredoxin domain-containing protein — translation MPSTPRTSLTGSGACTLVVCRGCCCGNPRKRPGTDPAWQLDLLRAAAAEHGFQVRTTDCLGPCDQADVIVVRPSAAGRRAGGRAAWIGFVTDDDSTEEVVRWAAAGGPGVAEPPVALALQFIRPPRDARVRSRR, via the coding sequence ATGCCTTCGACGCCCCGTACGTCCCTGACCGGTTCCGGCGCCTGCACGCTCGTCGTGTGCCGGGGCTGCTGCTGCGGCAATCCGCGCAAGCGGCCCGGCACCGACCCCGCCTGGCAGCTGGACCTGCTGCGCGCCGCGGCGGCCGAGCACGGCTTCCAGGTCCGGACGACCGACTGCCTCGGCCCGTGCGACCAGGCCGACGTCATCGTCGTCCGCCCCTCGGCCGCCGGGCGCCGGGCCGGAGGACGGGCCGCCTGGATCGGGTTCGTCACGGACGACGACAGCACCGAGGAGGTGGTGCGGTGGGCGGCCGCCGGCGGGCCCGGGGTCGCCGAGCCGCCCGTCGCGCTGGCGCTCCAGTTCATCCGGCCGCCCCGGGACGCGCGCGTGCGTTCCCGGCGCTGA
- a CDS encoding sugar transferase: MGHHPIYREETRARWYRPFSVCVDLLAAALPVAATIVEVREPHPLRLAAIAALLWPLIGVVSKRYTFWAWGDGGGLRAVVRDWLVLVGALATLRVVCGLDSVPAEAFTALIPALVLTGLCQKVIHRHLLRARREARALRHVVVVGEPPTVDAVVEQLAQRTDHEYVIVGACPVGEGEVRSGVPVCVRLPCEEPGTPEADAVAVLGAADQLAVDLVFVAPGRHMSGERVRRLSWTLHDRGRSLVVLPGIVDVARRRVRLTSAAGLTLLHITPPPQRGAHTLAKAAVDRMGALVLIVLLSPLLLGLALAVRFGSPGPVLYRQTRVGWNMTQFVMWKFRTMVVDADRLKIGLEAENENDGHMFKMRRDPRVTPVGRVLRRFSLDELPQLFNILFGHMSLVGPRPPLPEEVVHYDGTEMRRLRVKPGLTGLWQVSGRSDLSWRETVALDLRYVDNWSLAGDMNVMARTVRAVLDGQGAY; encoded by the coding sequence ATGGGGCACCATCCCATCTACCGTGAGGAAACGCGGGCGCGCTGGTACCGCCCGTTCTCGGTGTGCGTGGACCTCCTTGCCGCGGCTCTGCCGGTCGCGGCGACGATCGTGGAGGTCCGCGAACCCCATCCACTGCGCCTGGCGGCCATCGCGGCGCTGCTGTGGCCGCTGATCGGGGTGGTGAGCAAGCGGTACACGTTCTGGGCCTGGGGTGACGGCGGCGGCCTCCGGGCCGTCGTACGGGACTGGCTGGTTCTGGTCGGCGCCCTGGCGACGCTCCGTGTGGTCTGCGGACTGGACAGCGTGCCCGCTGAGGCGTTCACGGCGCTGATTCCCGCGCTGGTCCTCACGGGCCTCTGCCAGAAGGTGATCCACCGTCATCTGCTGAGGGCCCGCCGGGAGGCCCGCGCTCTGCGCCACGTGGTGGTCGTCGGTGAACCCCCGACGGTCGACGCCGTGGTCGAGCAGCTCGCCCAGCGCACCGACCACGAGTACGTCATCGTCGGAGCCTGCCCGGTGGGCGAGGGCGAGGTGCGCTCGGGGGTGCCGGTCTGCGTGCGGCTGCCCTGCGAGGAACCCGGGACACCCGAGGCGGACGCCGTGGCCGTGCTCGGGGCAGCCGACCAACTCGCGGTCGACCTGGTCTTCGTGGCACCGGGCCGCCACATGTCCGGCGAGCGCGTGCGCCGGCTGTCCTGGACGCTGCACGACCGGGGCCGCTCGCTCGTGGTGCTGCCCGGCATCGTCGACGTGGCACGCCGACGGGTACGGCTGACCTCGGCGGCCGGTCTCACCCTGCTGCACATCACACCGCCGCCGCAGCGCGGCGCGCACACGCTGGCGAAGGCCGCCGTGGACCGGATGGGCGCCCTGGTGCTGATCGTCCTGCTGTCACCGCTGCTGCTCGGACTGGCGCTGGCCGTCCGGTTCGGCTCACCCGGCCCGGTCCTCTACCGTCAGACCCGGGTCGGCTGGAACATGACGCAGTTCGTCATGTGGAAGTTCCGCACGATGGTGGTCGACGCGGACCGGCTCAAGATCGGGCTGGAGGCGGAGAACGAGAACGACGGGCACATGTTCAAGATGCGCCGGGACCCCCGGGTCACCCCCGTGGGGCGCGTCCTTCGCCGGTTCTCGCTGGACGAACTGCCCCAGCTGTTCAACATCCTGTTCGGCCACATGTCCCTGGTGGGTCCACGCCCGCCGCTGCCTGAGGAGGTCGTCCACTACGACGGCACCGAGATGCGCCGGCTCCGCGTCAAACCGGGCCTGACCGGCCTGTGGCAGGTGAGCGGACGGTCGGACCTGTCCTGGCGGGAAACGGTCGCGCTCGACCTGCGCTACGTCGACAACTGGTCGCTGGCCGGGGACATGAACGTGATGGCGCGCACCGTCCGCGCGGTGCTGGACGGCCAGGGCGCCTACTGA
- a CDS encoding TetR/AcrR family transcriptional regulator, whose protein sequence is MGTRRITMTPGARRVLAAASRLFYERGIHAVGVDLIAAEAGVTKKTLYDRFGSKEQIVVEYLADRDERWRTFVTERVERAGPGSVDRVSAVFDASREWMTDSSPKGCAMVNAHAEISDPSHPAHPIITGQKAWMLALFAGLVRDIAPARADDLARTLMLLHEGAMVAHGLGVFPDPIGGARDRAGELLAGVGAEAGAGAGAGASVGIDADTGASTRANASKSADAGAAP, encoded by the coding sequence ATGGGCACCAGGCGCATCACGATGACCCCCGGCGCGCGCCGCGTACTCGCCGCCGCGTCCCGGCTCTTCTACGAGCGCGGCATCCACGCGGTCGGGGTCGACCTGATCGCCGCCGAGGCCGGGGTCACGAAGAAGACGCTCTACGACCGGTTCGGGTCGAAGGAGCAGATCGTCGTCGAGTACCTCGCGGACCGTGACGAGCGCTGGCGGACGTTCGTCACGGAACGGGTCGAGCGGGCGGGGCCGGGATCCGTGGACCGCGTGTCGGCGGTGTTCGACGCCTCGCGGGAGTGGATGACCGACAGCAGCCCCAAGGGATGCGCGATGGTCAACGCGCACGCCGAGATCAGCGACCCCTCCCATCCGGCGCACCCGATCATCACCGGCCAGAAGGCGTGGATGCTCGCTCTCTTCGCCGGCCTCGTCCGGGACATCGCCCCGGCCCGGGCCGACGACCTGGCCCGCACGCTGATGCTGCTGCACGAGGGGGCAATGGTCGCGCACGGCCTGGGCGTCTTCCCCGACCCGATCGGCGGGGCCCGCGACCGGGCGGGCGAACTCCTGGCCGGCGTCGGTGCCGAAGCCGGTGCCGGTGCCGGTGCCGGTGCCAGCGTCGGTATCGATGCCGACACCGGTGCCAGTACACGTGCGAATGCGAGTAAGAGTGCCGATGCCGGGGCTGCCCCCTGA
- a CDS encoding dodecin: MSNHTYRVTEIVGTSPEGVDQAVRNGIARASQTLRHLDWFEVTQVRGQIEDGQVAHWQVGLKVGFRLDESE; the protein is encoded by the coding sequence ATGTCGAACCACACGTACCGCGTCACGGAGATCGTCGGTACCTCGCCCGAGGGCGTCGACCAGGCCGTCCGCAACGGCATCGCCCGTGCCTCGCAGACTCTCCGCCATCTCGACTGGTTCGAGGTCACCCAGGTGCGGGGCCAGATCGAGGACGGTCAGGTGGCGCACTGGCAGGTCGGCCTGAAGGTCGGTTTCCGGCTGGACGAGTCGGAGTGA
- a CDS encoding DMT family transporter, which translates to MDFFLSVAFVLCWSSGFVGARLGTEDAGAVTLLMWRFLPLALVLVAVAVARGRASWRRPAGRDLGRQAVIGLLSQSGYLFTVYWAIQLGVSSGTTALIDGTQPLVAGALAGPLLRQYVSGRQWFGLCLGLAGVVLVATADAGAVGGVAWWAYLVPFTGMLSLVAATFLEQRSRADVPPVVSMTVHCATSAVVFTGAALAAGAAVPPSTPSFWGAVGWLVVLSTCGGYGLYWLVLRRSGVTKVNTLMFLMAPVTAVWGAAMFGEPFTPQTAVGLAVALSAVVVVRAARPRTGHEAPRPRAGAAPPDGSRRAPDAAPRESSSRR; encoded by the coding sequence GTGGACTTCTTCCTCTCCGTGGCCTTCGTGCTGTGCTGGAGCTCGGGGTTCGTGGGCGCCAGACTGGGCACGGAGGACGCCGGTGCGGTGACGCTCCTGATGTGGCGGTTCCTGCCCCTCGCGCTCGTGCTCGTCGCGGTGGCCGTCGCTCGTGGCAGGGCGTCGTGGCGGAGGCCGGCCGGGCGCGACCTCGGGCGGCAGGCCGTGATCGGCCTCCTCTCCCAGAGCGGCTATCTGTTCACCGTCTACTGGGCGATCCAGCTCGGCGTGTCCAGCGGCACGACCGCCCTGATCGACGGCACCCAGCCGCTCGTCGCCGGCGCGCTCGCCGGCCCGCTCCTGCGCCAGTACGTCTCGGGCCGGCAGTGGTTCGGGCTGTGTCTGGGGCTCGCCGGGGTCGTCCTCGTCGCCACGGCCGACGCGGGCGCCGTCGGCGGAGTGGCCTGGTGGGCGTACCTGGTGCCGTTCACGGGGATGCTCTCGCTGGTGGCGGCCACCTTCCTCGAACAGCGGTCCCGCGCGGACGTCCCGCCCGTGGTGTCGATGACCGTCCACTGCGCCACCAGCGCGGTGGTGTTCACCGGCGCCGCGCTCGCGGCCGGGGCGGCCGTGCCGCCGTCCACACCGTCGTTCTGGGGCGCGGTCGGGTGGCTCGTGGTGCTCTCCACCTGCGGCGGATACGGGCTGTACTGGCTGGTGCTGCGGCGCTCCGGCGTCACCAAGGTCAACACGCTCATGTTCCTGATGGCGCCCGTCACGGCCGTCTGGGGCGCCGCCATGTTCGGCGAGCCGTTCACCCCGCAGACCGCCGTCGGCCTGGCGGTCGCCCTCTCGGCGGTCGTCGTCGTGCGGGCCGCGCGGCCCCGGACGGGACACGAGGCGCCCCGGCCCCGCGCCGGAGCCGCACCACCCGACGGTTCACGGCGCGCTCCGGACGCGGCACCGCGGGAGAGCTCTAGCCGGAGGTGA
- a CDS encoding right-handed parallel beta-helix repeat-containing protein has protein sequence MARTAQAGGPMRGMRDTTVRVTTALVSAALVTGLGTAGPASAATAATTLVVAVDGNDSAAGTLAQPLRTIQRAVDLAGPGDTIAVRGGTYALTDNITITTSGTASQPITLGAYQGERVVVDGERLPASHTPVGGSIPRAERGAIHQEASYWRISDLEIVNGPYGVYCDGCNGNVFARLKTHDNYESGFQLQGASSNNQILNLDSYGNRDPRKNGESADGLAVKEGSGTGNVVRGARLWNNVDDGFDNWKFTSPVVVEDTVAYGNGVNRWGFPDFAGDGNGFKLGGGSPAPAVAHTLRDSVAFGNAAHGVTDNGNTGALVLTRNSTYANAGTGFDVDVSGGRAVLTANLSVADARAVALGSATVSTGNSWNLGGTWNASSVLSTDAAPLTGARAADGSLPSAPSFLVPRNGAAVGARF, from the coding sequence ATGGCACGCACGGCACAGGCGGGAGGCCCCATGCGCGGGATGCGCGACACGACGGTCCGGGTGACGACGGCACTGGTGAGCGCGGCACTGGTGACAGGACTGGGCACGGCGGGGCCGGCGTCCGCCGCCACCGCCGCGACGACCCTGGTCGTGGCGGTCGACGGCAACGACTCCGCGGCGGGCACCCTCGCCCAGCCCCTGCGCACCATCCAGCGGGCCGTGGACCTGGCCGGGCCCGGCGACACCATCGCCGTCCGCGGGGGGACGTACGCCCTCACCGACAACATCACCATCACCACCTCGGGCACCGCCTCCCAGCCGATCACCCTCGGCGCGTACCAGGGCGAGCGGGTCGTCGTGGACGGTGAGCGACTGCCCGCGAGCCACACGCCCGTCGGCGGCAGCATCCCGCGCGCCGAGCGCGGGGCGATCCACCAGGAGGCGTCGTACTGGCGGATCTCGGACCTGGAGATCGTCAACGGTCCGTACGGCGTGTACTGCGACGGCTGCAACGGGAACGTCTTCGCTCGTCTGAAGACCCACGACAACTACGAGTCGGGCTTCCAGCTCCAGGGTGCCTCCAGCAACAACCAGATCCTGAACCTGGACAGTTACGGCAACCGCGACCCGCGCAAGAACGGCGAGAGCGCGGACGGCCTGGCCGTCAAGGAGGGCAGCGGCACCGGCAACGTGGTGCGCGGCGCCCGGCTGTGGAACAACGTCGACGACGGCTTCGACAACTGGAAGTTCACCTCGCCGGTCGTGGTCGAGGACACGGTCGCGTACGGCAACGGCGTCAACCGCTGGGGCTTCCCCGACTTCGCGGGCGACGGCAACGGCTTCAAGCTCGGCGGCGGCAGCCCCGCCCCGGCGGTGGCCCACACCCTGCGCGACAGCGTGGCGTTCGGGAACGCGGCGCACGGCGTCACGGACAACGGCAACACCGGCGCCCTCGTCCTGACCCGCAACTCCACCTACGCCAACGCGGGTACGGGCTTCGACGTCGACGTCTCCGGCGGCAGGGCGGTGCTCACCGCCAACCTCTCCGTCGCCGACGCCCGCGCCGTCGCCCTCGGTTCGGCCACGGTCTCCACGGGCAACTCCTGGAATCTGGGCGGCACGTGGAACGCGTCCTCGGTGCTGAGCACGGACGCCGCTCCCCTCACGGGCGCGCGTGCGGCGGACGGATCCCTGCCGTCCGCGCCGTCGTTCCTGGTGCCGCGCAACGGGGCGGCCGTCGGGGCGCGGTTCTGA
- a CDS encoding DapH/DapD/GlmU-related protein translates to MAQTTAAQSAAAPNPDPGGTVEQAVQRLRAARSLRGFTGAGYDKGRSLPVQAAWFAALHLFFVKWWFPARLRPVLLRAFGARVGRRVLIRRGVRIHWPWKLDIGDDVWVGEDAWILNLEPVTIGSDVCVSQAALLCTGSHLRRSATFEFDNGPVRLEPGSWVAARAVVLRGVTVGRDAVVGAGAVAHQDLAPGSVLVARGASAVVASASASARGVTA, encoded by the coding sequence ATGGCACAGACCACAGCCGCACAGTCCGCGGCCGCTCCGAACCCGGACCCGGGTGGCACCGTCGAGCAAGCGGTCCAACGGCTCCGAGCGGCTCGGTCCCTGCGGGGCTTCACCGGTGCCGGCTACGACAAGGGGCGGTCGCTGCCGGTCCAGGCGGCCTGGTTCGCCGCCCTGCATCTGTTCTTCGTCAAGTGGTGGTTCCCGGCACGACTGCGGCCGGTCCTGCTGCGTGCCTTCGGCGCCCGTGTCGGCCGCCGGGTGCTGATCCGTCGAGGGGTGCGGATCCACTGGCCGTGGAAGCTGGACATCGGTGACGACGTGTGGGTCGGCGAGGACGCGTGGATCCTCAACCTCGAACCGGTCACGATCGGCAGCGACGTGTGCGTCTCGCAGGCGGCGCTGTTGTGCACGGGCAGCCACCTGCGTCGTTCCGCCACGTTCGAGTTCGACAACGGTCCCGTCCGGCTGGAGCCGGGCAGCTGGGTCGCGGCCCGCGCGGTCGTGCTGCGCGGCGTCACCGTCGGCCGGGACGCGGTGGTGGGCGCCGGGGCCGTCGCCCACCAGGACCTCGCACCGGGGTCGGTCCTGGTCGCGCGCGGTGCCTCGGCCGTGGTCGCGTCCGCGTCCGCGTCGGCCAGGGGAGTCACGGCATGA